A single genomic interval of Bos javanicus breed banteng chromosome 26, ARS-OSU_banteng_1.0, whole genome shotgun sequence harbors:
- the SCD gene encoding stearoyl-CoA desaturase — protein sequence MPAHLLQEEISSSYTTTTTITAPPSRVLQNGGGKLEKTPLYLEEDIRPEMRDDIYDPTYQDKEGPKPKLEYVWRNIILMSLLHLGALYGITLIPTCKIYTYLWVLFYYLMGALGITAGAHRLWSHRTYKARLPLRVFLIIGNTMAFQNDVFEWSRDHRAHHKFSETDADPHNSRRGFFFSHVGWLLVRKHPAVKEKGSTLNLSDLRAEKLVMFQRRYYKPGVLLLCFILPTLVPWYLWDETFQNSLFFATLFRYALGLNVTWLVNSAAHMYGYRPYDKTINPRENILVSLGAVGEGFHNYHHTFPYDYSASEYRWHINFTTFFIDCMAAIGLAYDRKKVSKAAILARIKRTGEESYKSG from the exons ATGCCGGCCCACTTGCTGCAAGAGGAG ATCTCTAGCTCCtacacaaccaccaccaccatcacagcaCCTCCTTCCAGGGTCCTGCAGAATGGAGGGGGcaaattggagaagactcccctATACTTGGAAGAAGACATCCGCCCTGAAATGAGAGATGACATCTATGACCCAACTTACCAGGATAAGGAGGGCCCAAAGCCCAAGCTTGAGTATGTTTGGAGAAACATCATCCTCATGTCTCTGTTACACTTGGGAGCCCTATATGGGATCACATTGATCCCCACCTGCAAGATATACACCTATCTCTGGG TGTTATTCTACTATCTGATGGGTGCCCTGGGCATCACAGCAGGGGCCCATCGCCTGTGGAGTCACCGAACCTACAAAGCTCGGCTGCCTCTGCGGGTCTTCCTGATCATTGGCAACACCATGGCGTTCCAG AATGACGTTTTTGAATGGTCCCGAGATCACCGTGCCCACCACAAGTTTTCAGAAACGGATGCCGACCCCCACAATTCCCGACGTGGCTTTTTCTTCTCTCACGTGGGTTGGCTGCTTGTGCGCAAACACCCAGCTGTCAAAGAAAAGGGTTCCACGCTAAATTTATCCGACCTAAGAGCCGAGAAGCTGGTGATGTTCCAGAGGAG GTACTACAAACCTGGTGTCCTGTtgttgtgcttcatcctgcccacaCTCGTGCCGTGGTATCTGTGGGATGAAACGTTTCAAAACAGCCTGTTTTTTGCCACCTTATTCCGTTATGCCCTTGGGCTCAACGTCACCTGGCTGGTGAATAGTGCTGCCCATATGTATGGATACCGCCCTTATGACAAGACCATCAACCCCCGAGAGAATATTCTGGTTTCACTGGGAGCTGTGG GTGAGGGCTTCCACAACTACCACCACACCTTTCCTTATGACTACTCAGCCAGTGAGTACCGCTGGCACATCAACTTTACCACGTTCTTCATTGATTGCATGGCTGCCATCGGTCTGGCTTATGACCGGAAGAAAGTATCCAAGGCTGCCATCTTGGCCAGGATAAAAAGAACTGGAGAGGAAAGCTACAAGAGTGGCTGA